One genomic window of Cannabis sativa cultivar Pink pepper isolate KNU-18-1 chromosome 2, ASM2916894v1, whole genome shotgun sequence includes the following:
- the LOC115713940 gene encoding uncharacterized protein LOC115713940, which translates to MAWFRAGTSLAKLAIRRTILQGGSYVARARVVPSQNRYFHTTVFKSKAQAAPVPRPVPLSRLTDSFLDGTSSVYLEELQRAWEADPNSVDESWDNFFKNFVGQASTSPGISGQTIQESMRLLLLVRAYQVNGHMKAKLDPLALEQREIPSDLDPALYGFSEADLDREFFLGVWKMAGFLSENRPVQTLRSILTRLEQAYCGTIGFEYMHIADREKCNWLRDKIETPTQMQYNRQRREVILDRLIWSTQFENFLASKWTTAKRFGLEGAETLIPGMKEMFDRAADLGVESIVMGMSHRGRLNVLGNVVRKPLRQIFSEFSGGIKPVDEVGLYTGTGDVKYHLGTSYDRPTRGGKRIHLSLVANPSHLEAADPVVVGKTRAKQYYSNDVDRTKNMGVLIHGDGSFAGQGVVYETLHLSALPNYTTGGTIHLVINNQVAFTTDPMSGRSSQYCTDVAKALDAPIFHVNGDDMEAVVHVCELAAEWRQTFHSDVVVDLVCYRRFGHNEIDEPSFTQPKMYQVIRSHPTALQLYQNKLLESGQVNKEDIDKIFQKVTSILNEEFLASKDYIPQRRDWLSSHWSGFKSPEQVSRIKNTGVKPEILKNVGKAITLLPENFKPHRAVKKVYELRHQMIETGEGIDWAVAEALAFATLIVEGNHVRLSGQDVERGTFSHRHSVVHDQETGEKYCPLDHVVMNQDEERFTVSNSSLSEFGVLGFELGYSMENPNSLVLWEAQFGDFANGAQVIFDQFVSSGEAKWLRQTGLVVLLPHGYDGQGPEHSSARLERYLQMSDDNPYVIPEMDSTVRKQIQECNWQVVNCTTPANYFHVLRRQIHREFRKPLIVMAPKNLLRHKDCKSNLSEFDDVQGHPGFDKQGTRFKRLIKDQNDHSDLEEGIRRLVLCSGKVYYELDEERKKKSASDVAICRVEQLCPFPYDLVQRELKRYPNAEVVWCQEEPMNMGAYYYIAPRLYTAMKALNRGTIEDIKYVGRAPSASTATGFYSVHVKEQSELVQKAVQPEPIQFP; encoded by the exons AATAGCGTCGATGAATCTTGGGACAACTTCTTTAAAAATTTTGTGGGTCAGGCTTCTACCTCCCCTGGAATTTCAGGCCAAACAATTCAAGAGAGTATGCGATTGCTGTTACTTGTGAGAGCTTATCAAGTAAATGGGCACATGAAAGCCAAGTTGGATCCTTTGGCTCTAGAACAACGAGAAATCCCAAGTGATTTGGACCCTGCCCTTTATGGTTTTTCAGAAGCTGATCTTGATAGGGAGTTCTTTTTAGGGGTGTGGAAGATGGCTGGGTTTTTGTCTGAGAATCGTCCAGTACAAACACTTAGATCAATTTTGACCCGCCTTGAGCAGGCTTACTGTGGGACTATTGGATTTGAGTACATGCACATTGCTGATCGCGAAAAGTGTAACTGGTTGAGAGATAAGATTGAAACTCCAACCCAGATGCAATACAATAGGCAGCGGCGGGAAGTTATTCTTGACAGACTTATATGGAGTACCCAGTTTGAGAATTTCTTGGCCTCTAAGTGGACAACAGCCAAGAGATTTGGGCTTGAAGGTGCAGAGACTTTGATTCCTGGTATGAAGGAGATGTTTGACAGGGCAGCAGATCTTGGGGTTGAGAGCATTGTTATGGGAATGTCTCACAGAGGAAGACTTAATGTATTGGGTAATGTCGTTCGAAAGCCTCTTCGTCAAATATTTAGTGAATTTAGTGGTGGCATAAAGCCTGTCGACGAGGTTGGGCTTTACACAGGTACTGGTGATGTTAAGTACCACTTGGGAACTTCTTATGATCGGCCTACAAGAGGTGGGAAAAGAATTCATTTGTCTTTGGTTGCAAATCCAAGTCATTTGGAAGCTGCGGACCCAGTTGTTGTTGGAAAAACTAGAGCAAAACAATATTACTCAAATGATGTTGACAGAACTAAGAACATGGGTGTGTTGATTCATGGAGATGGTAGTTTTGCTGGACAAGGTGTTGTCTACGAAACTCTTCATCTTAGCGCCCTTCCGAACTACACCACTGGTGGGACCATTCATCTTGTAATAAACAACCAAGTTGCCTTTACAACCGATCCAATGTCTGGGAGATCTTCGCAGTACTGCACTGATGTTGCAAAAGCCCTGGATGCTCCTATATTTCATGTAAATGGTGATGACATGGAAGCAGTTGTTCATGTTTGCGAGCTTGCAGCAGAGTGGCGTCAGACTTTCCATTCAgatgttgttgttgatttagtcTGTTACAGGAGGTTTGGGCATAATGAGATTGATGAGCCGTCTTTCACTCAGCCCAAAATGTACCAG GTTATTAGGAGCCATCCCACAGCTCTTCAGCTTTACCAAAATAAGTTGTTAGAATCTGGGCAAGTGAACAAAGAAGACATTGATAAGATATTTCAGAAAGTTACTTCAATCCTTAATGAAGAATTCTTGGCCAgcaaagattatattccacaaAGAAGAGACTGGCTCTCGTCCCATTGGTCTGGATTTAAGTCTCCTGAACAAGTTTCACGAATCAAAAACACTGG GGTAAAACCAGAGATTTTGAAGAATGTCGGGAAGGCAATCACATTACTCCCAGAAAATTTTAAGCCTCACAGAGCAGTGAAGAAAGTTTATGAACTGCGTCATCAAATGATTGAAACAGGTGAAGGCATTGACTGGGCAGTTGCTGAAGCACTTGCCTTTGCTACATTGATAGTGGAAGGTAACCATGTTCGCTTGAGTGGTCAGGATGTTGAAAGAGGCACATTCAGTCATCGGCATTCTGTAGTCCATGATCAGGAAACAGGGGAAAAGTACTGCCCTCTGGATCATGTTGTTATGAATCAAGATGAGGAAAGGTTCACAGTGAGCAACAG TTCACTTTCAGAGTTTGGTGTTCTTGGATTTGAGTTGGGTTACTCTATGGAAAATCCGAACTCATTGGTTCTCTGGGAAGCACAGTTTGGTGATTTTGCCAATGGGGCTCAAGTTATATTTGATCAGTTTGTGAGCAGTGGAGAGGCTAAGTGGTTACGTCAGACTGGACTTGTAGTGCTGCTTCCTCATGGTTATGATGGCCAGGGACCTGAACATTCTAGTGCAAGATTAGAGCGTTATCTTCAG ATGAGTGATGACAATCCTTATGTTATTCCGGAGATGGATTCAACTGTTCGGAAGCAAATTCAGGAATGCAATTGGCAGGTTGTCAATTGTACTACTCCGGCTAATTACTTCCATGTTTTGAGGCGTCAG ATACACCGAGAATTTAGGAAGCCTCTTATTGTGATGGCTCCTAAAAACCTGCTCAGGCACAAGGATTGCAAATCAAATTTATCTGAATTTGATGATGTCCAAGGACATCCAGGTTTCGACAAACAGGGAACCCGGTTTAAGCGTCTTATTAAGGACCAGAATGACCACTCTGACCTTGAGGAGGGTATTAGACGATTAGTACTTTGCTCTGGAAAG GTTTATTACGAGCTTGATGAGGAGAGGAAAAAGAAGAGTGCATCTGATGTTGCAATATGTAGGGTGGAACAGCTTTGCCCGTTCCCATATGACCTTGTGCAGCGAGAACTGAAGCGATATCCAA ATGCTGAGGTCGTGTGGTGCCAGGAAGAGCCAATGAACATGGGGGCATACTATTACATTGCACCTCGGCTCTACACAGCCATGAAGGCACTGAACAGAGGCACTATCGAGGACATAAAATATGTTGGTCGTGCTCCATCAGCTTCTACTGCTACTGGTTTCTATTCAGTTCATGTGAAAGAACAATCCGAGCTTGTGCAGAAAGCTGTGCAGCCTGAACCAATTCAGTTTCCCTGA